From a region of the Desulfuromonas sp. KJ2020 genome:
- a CDS encoding c(7)-type cytochrome triheme domain-containing protein → MAAGKYWDFPPLPAPHEYGNVLISRISVENKVKPVLFPHWSHRARFSCRVCHFELDFAFATNKTEITEAENRNGLYCGSCHDGVRAFGHTEGNCERCHSGYGSTDAEKFEAFRRPLPSAPFGNKIHWGYALEDGLIRPAYSLFHADEKPMDFDRELELQAEWTYVPPAYFPHAKHTPWLDCANCHPDIFNVKKKTTQHFSMEYILEGKFCGVCHLRVAFPLDDCKGCHPRISR, encoded by the coding sequence ATGGCGGCGGGTAAGTACTGGGATTTTCCCCCGCTGCCGGCGCCCCACGAGTACGGCAATGTTTTGATCAGCCGGATTTCGGTGGAAAACAAGGTCAAGCCGGTGCTCTTCCCCCACTGGAGTCATCGGGCCCGATTCAGCTGCCGCGTCTGTCATTTTGAGCTCGATTTTGCTTTTGCCACCAACAAAACGGAGATTACCGAGGCCGAAAATCGCAATGGTCTCTACTGCGGCTCCTGTCATGACGGCGTGCGGGCGTTCGGTCATACGGAAGGCAACTGTGAACGGTGTCACTCCGGTTACGGTTCGACGGATGCGGAGAAATTCGAAGCTTTCAGGCGGCCCCTGCCGTCGGCGCCTTTCGGCAACAAAATTCACTGGGGCTATGCCCTGGAAGATGGGCTCATCAGGCCGGCCTACAGTCTCTTCCATGCGGACGAAAAACCGATGGATTTCGACCGCGAGCTGGAGCTGCAGGCCGAATGGACCTATGTGCCACCGGCGTACTTTCCCCATGCCAAGCACACGCCCTGGCTCGATTGCGCCAACTGCCACCCGGACATCTTCAACGTTAAAAAGAAGACGACCCAGCATTTTTCCATGGAATATATACTCGAAGGCAAATTTTGCGGGGTCTGTCACCTGCGGGTGGCTTTCCCTCTGGACGATTGCAAGGGGTGCCATCCGCGCATTTCCCGCTAA
- a CDS encoding EAL domain-containing protein, whose protein sequence is MIIKTLRLIFLVGLSLLFFGLCQAEARVVRTGIYSIPPLIVLSDQKSPDSVQGIFPELLQHVARQEGWQLEFVRGTWAECLSRLEKGEIDLLPAIAITRERTKRLAFSREAVVSDWGQVFVSSSTSSIQSIIDLDGKTVAVMKDSVFYVGDNGLRQLAEAFKLQIDYLELNGPDQVLAAVTRGEADAGLVNRIYALPYEYSLPIRKTSILVSPFEILFATRLGADAQLLGKIDTHLARLKQNPTSLYYRSLENWLGQHSERHLPTWLPKAMILIALLVVLLLASSLWGRFQVKRKTAELKDSNRELRMEVAERKQVEALLREQAQLLEQVREAVFTTDSDNLVTSWNRGAQELFGYSPDEILGNPVFQLFPEPLGEDIPATVDRLLQGESEAVLEIRLLRRSGVVFFGQISLSPLRDDGGIVQGVVFSVRDITESKEAEQALKSQFDQVTAIFDALDAVVYVADLETYDLLYINQSGESLWGQNWPGRKCYQVLQKDMAGPCAFCTNDQLVVNGEIQPPVKWEFQNTVTQRWYQCIDRAITWPDGRLVRLEIAIDVTEQRQAKDAVAAERAFLQAVVDGVVDPIMVIAPDYRIVMMNQAARQHLRSDLQQMASLCCHQVSHGSDVPCQGSDHPCPLEQVKQTGQPVTVIHQHVSGPGERRIYELEASPMWDANGTLTGIIEVSRDITDRLQIEARLNENEQRLHHLAHHDPLTDLPNRLLFQDRLQHAMSKARRQNLMVGLLFIDLDRFKVINDTLGHEMGDRVLTEVAKRIRYWVRASDTVARLGGDEFVIILEDIQDSTYVGAVAQKILGVLTQPVHLDEQELFVTASIGVSLFPIDTESPEELMKFADVAMYRAKDKGRNTCQFFTPDMNARAHELLALEGSLRKALDNDQLVLHYQPQIDLNSGELVGMEALLRWQHPQRGLVSPGEFIPLAEETGIILPIGEWVLKTACLQNRAWQEQGFPPVRMSVNISARQFRQADLVDMIDRVLEETGLDPQWLELEITESIIMEDFGEVIMTLTDLKVRGVHLAIDDFGTGYSSLAYLKLFPISKLKIDQGFVRDITNDANDASIAASIVALARSMNLEVIAEGIETREQLEFLLDYGCHQGQGFLFGRPLPQEQCLPFLATSLASGSDKSLIPS, encoded by the coding sequence GTGATTATCAAAACGTTGCGCCTCATATTCCTTGTCGGACTTTCTTTGCTCTTCTTCGGGCTTTGTCAGGCCGAAGCCCGGGTCGTGCGCACGGGCATCTACTCCATTCCGCCCCTTATCGTTCTCTCCGACCAAAAGTCTCCGGACTCCGTACAGGGGATTTTCCCCGAATTGCTGCAGCATGTCGCCAGGCAGGAAGGCTGGCAGCTTGAATTCGTGCGGGGAACCTGGGCCGAATGCCTGTCTCGCCTGGAGAAAGGGGAGATCGACCTGCTCCCCGCTATCGCCATCACCCGGGAACGTACTAAGCGTCTGGCCTTCTCCCGGGAGGCGGTGGTATCCGACTGGGGGCAGGTATTTGTTTCTTCTTCGACCTCCTCCATTCAGTCCATTATCGACCTGGACGGCAAAACCGTGGCGGTCATGAAGGACAGTGTCTTTTATGTCGGCGATAACGGCCTGCGTCAATTGGCCGAGGCTTTCAAGCTGCAGATCGATTATCTGGAACTGAACGGCCCGGATCAGGTGCTGGCCGCGGTCACCCGCGGTGAGGCGGATGCCGGTCTGGTCAATCGTATCTATGCCCTGCCCTATGAATACAGTCTGCCGATTCGCAAAACCTCCATTCTGGTGAGTCCTTTCGAAATTCTCTTTGCTACCCGTCTGGGGGCCGATGCCCAACTGCTTGGCAAGATCGATACCCATCTGGCCCGTCTGAAGCAGAATCCGACCTCGCTGTACTATCGCAGTCTGGAGAATTGGCTTGGCCAGCACTCGGAAAGACACCTGCCCACCTGGTTGCCCAAGGCCATGATTCTGATTGCCTTGCTGGTGGTTCTGCTATTGGCCTCCTCCTTGTGGGGGCGCTTTCAGGTCAAGAGAAAGACCGCCGAGCTCAAAGATAGCAACCGCGAACTGAGGATGGAAGTTGCCGAGCGCAAGCAGGTCGAAGCCCTTCTGCGCGAACAGGCCCAGCTGCTGGAACAGGTGCGTGAAGCGGTTTTTACGACAGATTCCGACAACCTGGTCACCTCCTGGAACCGCGGTGCTCAGGAGCTTTTCGGTTATTCGCCTGATGAAATTCTGGGTAATCCGGTTTTTCAACTGTTCCCTGAGCCCCTGGGCGAGGATATTCCGGCGACTGTGGACCGCCTGTTGCAGGGTGAGTCGGAGGCTGTTCTGGAAATTCGCCTGCTGCGCCGGTCGGGTGTCGTGTTTTTCGGCCAGATTTCCTTGTCGCCGCTGCGCGATGATGGCGGCATCGTCCAAGGCGTCGTCTTTTCTGTTCGCGACATCACCGAAAGCAAGGAGGCCGAGCAGGCGCTCAAGAGTCAATTCGATCAGGTCACAGCAATCTTCGATGCCCTGGATGCCGTCGTCTATGTGGCTGATCTGGAAACCTACGATCTACTGTATATCAACCAGAGCGGTGAATCGTTGTGGGGACAAAACTGGCCGGGGCGCAAATGTTACCAAGTGCTGCAGAAAGACATGGCCGGACCCTGTGCGTTCTGCACCAACGATCAACTGGTGGTGAACGGCGAAATCCAGCCCCCAGTGAAATGGGAATTCCAGAACACGGTGACCCAGCGCTGGTACCAGTGCATCGATCGCGCCATCACCTGGCCGGACGGCCGTCTGGTGCGCCTCGAGATCGCCATCGATGTCACCGAACAGCGTCAGGCCAAGGATGCCGTCGCCGCCGAGCGGGCTTTCCTCCAGGCCGTCGTCGATGGCGTGGTCGATCCTATCATGGTAATCGCCCCTGATTATCGCATCGTCATGATGAATCAAGCGGCGCGGCAGCATCTGCGTTCGGATCTACAACAAATGGCCAGTCTGTGCTGCCATCAGGTCTCCCACGGCAGTGATGTGCCATGTCAGGGCTCGGATCACCCCTGCCCCCTGGAGCAGGTTAAACAAACAGGGCAGCCGGTCACGGTCATTCATCAGCATGTCAGTGGCCCCGGCGAGCGCCGTATCTATGAGCTGGAGGCCTCCCCTATGTGGGATGCGAACGGCACCCTCACGGGGATCATCGAGGTGTCGCGCGATATTACCGACCGGCTGCAGATCGAGGCCAGGCTGAACGAGAACGAGCAACGCCTGCACCATCTGGCCCACCACGATCCCCTGACCGACCTCCCCAATCGCCTGCTTTTTCAGGATCGCCTGCAGCATGCCATGAGCAAGGCCCGGCGGCAGAATCTCATGGTCGGCCTCCTCTTCATCGATCTAGACCGCTTCAAGGTAATCAACGACACCCTCGGGCATGAAATGGGAGACAGGGTGCTGACCGAGGTTGCCAAACGCATCCGTTACTGGGTGCGGGCCTCGGATACGGTAGCGCGACTGGGCGGCGACGAGTTTGTCATTATCCTGGAGGATATCCAGGATTCCACCTACGTGGGGGCTGTCGCCCAGAAAATACTGGGTGTACTGACGCAACCGGTGCATCTTGACGAGCAGGAGCTTTTCGTGACGGCCAGCATCGGCGTCAGCCTCTTCCCCATCGATACGGAAAGTCCCGAAGAACTGATGAAATTCGCCGATGTGGCCATGTACCGGGCCAAGGACAAGGGGCGCAATACCTGTCAGTTCTTCACGCCGGATATGAATGCCCGTGCCCACGAGCTGTTGGCCCTCGAAGGCAGCCTGCGCAAAGCCCTGGACAACGATCAGCTGGTGTTGCACTACCAGCCACAGATCGATCTTAACAGCGGCGAACTGGTCGGTATGGAAGCCCTCCTACGTTGGCAGCACCCGCAGCGGGGACTCGTCTCTCCCGGCGAGTTTATCCCCCTGGCGGAGGAAACCGGGATCATTCTGCCTATCGGTGAATGGGTGCTGAAGACGGCCTGCCTGCAGAACAGGGCCTGGCAGGAACAGGGCTTTCCCCCCGTGCGTATGTCGGTAAACATCTCAGCCAGACAGTTTCGTCAGGCCGACCTGGTGGACATGATCGATCGGGTTCTGGAGGAAACCGGTCTCGATCCCCAGTGGCTGGAACTGGAAATTACCGAAAGCATCATCATGGAGGATTTCGGCGAGGTTATCATGACCCTGACCGACCTTAAGGTGCGCGGGGTGCATCTGGCCATCGACGACTTCGGTACAGGGTATTCTTCGCTGGCCTATCTCAAACTGTTTCCCATTTCCAAGCTCAAGATCGACCAGGGTTTCGTGCGGGATATCACCAACGACGCCAACGACGCCTCCATCGCCGCTTCCATTGTTGCCCTGGCCCGCAGTATGAATCTTGAGGTCATTGCCGAAGGGATAGAAACCCGGGAGCAGCTGGAATTTCTCCTGGATTATGGCTGCCACCAGGGCCAGGGTTTTCTCTTCGGTCGTCCCCTTCCGCAAGAACAGTGTCTCCCCTTCCTGGCCACCTCACTGGCTTCCGGTTCAGACAAAAGCCTTATTCCCTCCTGA
- a CDS encoding HD domain-containing phosphohydrolase, whose protein sequence is MKKLVVSLFFRSIGAKLALFVLLLIAVITAASAFLVTDILDRFLVAEMVKRGQSIALSATTPAGFSILSGDRLALDNLAAKIKESQQDILYLAIVDTEGKILAHNDLSKAGQTYAPVSGTLLEQSPIGTVRRVVRDEVAGYEFSSGVHFAGRHVGQVFLGIDAANLEASRGSARRQIAWVSVAALLGGVVGAILLSRLVTGPIQRLATGVNRIKQGDYRVTLVPRSRDELGELTRRFNEMAGVIQGQKERLQKYAENLESSYSDTVRILAAAIDARDQYTYGHSSRVAGLSLLLGEKMGLSSEELKELEMACFLHDVGKIRIPDEVLNKQGALDEQEAKLIRCHPSYGAEILGLADSLHRYIPAVLQHHEFYDGSGYPAGLKGSQIHLHAQIVALADSFDAMISSRPYRSGRSRDAAVREILKCRGTQFSPELTDLFIKILPEFDAGRRPSFMGDGL, encoded by the coding sequence ATGAAGAAGCTGGTAGTATCCCTTTTTTTTCGCAGTATCGGGGCCAAGCTGGCCCTGTTCGTTTTATTGCTCATTGCCGTTATCACCGCCGCGTCGGCGTTTCTGGTCACCGACATCCTCGATCGTTTTCTGGTGGCGGAAATGGTCAAGCGCGGGCAGTCCATCGCCCTGAGCGCCACCACGCCCGCCGGCTTCAGCATCCTGTCGGGAGACCGTCTGGCCCTCGACAATCTGGCCGCCAAGATCAAGGAATCGCAGCAGGACATTCTCTACCTGGCGATTGTCGACACCGAAGGGAAAATTCTGGCTCACAATGACCTGTCCAAGGCCGGTCAGACGTACGCCCCGGTCTCAGGCACGCTGCTGGAGCAGAGTCCGATTGGTACGGTTCGCCGGGTTGTGCGTGACGAGGTGGCCGGCTATGAGTTTTCCAGCGGTGTCCATTTTGCCGGCCGTCATGTCGGCCAGGTTTTTCTCGGCATCGATGCCGCCAATCTGGAAGCCAGCCGCGGCAGCGCCCGCCGGCAGATCGCCTGGGTCAGCGTGGCGGCCCTGCTGGGGGGTGTGGTCGGCGCCATTCTGCTGTCGCGCCTCGTCACTGGTCCCATTCAGCGACTGGCAACGGGGGTCAATCGGATCAAACAGGGGGATTACCGGGTGACTCTCGTCCCACGTAGCCGGGACGAACTGGGGGAGCTGACCCGCCGATTCAACGAAATGGCGGGAGTGATCCAGGGGCAAAAGGAACGTCTGCAGAAATATGCCGAGAACCTGGAGTCGTCCTACAGCGATACCGTGCGGATTCTGGCCGCTGCCATTGATGCGCGGGATCAGTATACCTACGGCCATTCTTCCCGGGTGGCCGGGCTCTCTCTTCTGCTCGGGGAAAAAATGGGATTGTCGTCGGAAGAGCTTAAAGAGCTGGAAATGGCCTGTTTTCTGCACGACGTCGGCAAGATCCGCATCCCCGACGAGGTCCTGAACAAGCAGGGAGCCCTGGATGAACAGGAGGCGAAGCTCATTCGCTGCCATCCGAGTTATGGCGCCGAGATCCTCGGGCTGGCCGATTCGTTGCACCGTTATATTCCGGCTGTCCTGCAGCACCATGAGTTTTATGACGGTAGCGGCTATCCTGCCGGCCTGAAAGGGAGCCAGATCCATCTGCACGCCCAGATTGTCGCCCTGGCCGACAGCTTTGATGCCATGATCTCTTCACGGCCCTACCGGTCCGGGCGCTCCCGCGACGCGGCCGTGCGGGAAATCCTGAAGTGCCGCGGCACCCAGTTTTCCCCCGAATTGACCGACCTGTTCATCAAGATTCTGCCGGAATTTGACGCGGGTCGGCGTCCATCCTTTATGGGAGATGGCTTATGA
- the pepN gene encoding aminopeptidase N, producing the protein MTNRPTTISLKDYTPPAFLVDNTDLHFELAESQTLVTATLRLRRNPASVDPAAPLVLHGRELKLREISLDGQPMPSTAYALDTETLTLAEVPDAFTLRTVTEINPQANTSLEGLYLSSGNFCTQCEAQGFRKITYYPDRPDVMAPFTVTLVADRVKYPVLLSNGNLLEKGELVDGRHFARWQDPYKKPSYLFALVAGQLVKIEDRFTTRSGRVVTLQIFVEPRNADKCEHAMRSLQKAMAWDEAAFGLEYDLDIYMIVAVDDFNMGAMENKGLNVFNSKYVLARPDTATDADYQGIEGVIGHEYFHNWTGNRITCRDWFQLSLKEGLTVFRDQEFSADMTSRPVKRIEEVRLLRQAQFPEDAGPMAHPVRPESYVEINNFYTATVYNKGAEVIRMIQTLLGREGFRQGMDLYIARHDGQAVTTEDFLAAMADANGADLDQFRYWYSQAGTPEIQVTTAFDPAGGVYTLHCRQSCPPTPGQESKRPFHIPLALGLLDRQGNDLPLQLEGEAAPHEAGTRVLSLRQEEESFRFVGLTEEPVPSLLRDFSAPVKLQIDLADADLAFLMARDADPFNRWEAGQQLATRVLLDLVEDLRQGRTSEEASVFSEAFGLTLQDREADPALLALALTLPSETYLAEQMTVVDPAAIHTARQTLRQSLARRWQAELRHTYEHLDETGPYSIEPAAVGRRSLKNVCLAYLMALEEDAAVQLCLRQFGQGDNMTDVIAALGALSHSRRPERQAALAAFYTKWSQDPLVVDKWLSLQATADHPDTLEQVRTLMAHPAFSLRNPNKVRSLIGAFCHGNPAAFHREDGSGYRFAAEQVLALDPLNPQVAARLAAALIRWRKFDDGRQQQMKEQLQRLLDAPRLSRDVYEIVSKSLS; encoded by the coding sequence ATGACCAACCGACCCACCACGATTTCTCTCAAGGATTACACCCCCCCGGCCTTTCTGGTCGATAACACCGACCTGCATTTCGAGCTGGCCGAATCACAGACTCTGGTCACCGCGACCCTGCGTCTACGCCGCAACCCGGCCAGTGTCGACCCCGCCGCCCCGCTGGTCCTGCACGGCCGGGAACTGAAACTGCGGGAAATCAGCCTGGACGGGCAGCCCATGCCGTCGACCGCCTATGCCCTCGACACGGAAACGCTGACCCTGGCCGAGGTGCCCGACGCCTTCACCCTGCGCACTGTCACCGAAATCAACCCGCAGGCGAACACCTCGCTGGAAGGACTCTATCTGTCCAGCGGCAACTTCTGCACCCAGTGCGAGGCCCAGGGCTTTCGCAAGATCACCTACTATCCCGACCGTCCCGACGTCATGGCGCCTTTCACCGTCACCCTCGTCGCCGACCGCGTCAAATACCCGGTGCTGCTGTCCAATGGCAATCTACTGGAGAAAGGTGAGCTGGTTGACGGCCGCCACTTCGCCCGCTGGCAGGATCCCTACAAGAAGCCGTCCTACCTTTTTGCTCTGGTCGCCGGCCAGCTGGTCAAAATCGAGGACCGCTTCACGACCCGCTCCGGCCGTGTGGTCACCCTGCAGATCTTCGTGGAGCCGCGCAACGCCGACAAGTGCGAACACGCCATGCGTTCTCTGCAGAAAGCCATGGCCTGGGACGAGGCGGCCTTCGGACTGGAATACGATCTGGACATCTACATGATCGTGGCGGTGGACGACTTCAATATGGGCGCCATGGAGAACAAGGGGCTCAACGTCTTCAACTCCAAGTACGTGCTGGCCCGACCCGATACCGCCACCGATGCCGACTATCAGGGTATCGAGGGGGTCATCGGCCACGAATACTTCCACAACTGGACCGGCAACCGCATCACCTGCCGCGACTGGTTTCAGCTCAGCCTCAAGGAAGGGCTTACCGTCTTTCGCGACCAGGAGTTCTCCGCCGACATGACCTCGCGACCCGTCAAGCGCATTGAGGAGGTGCGCCTGCTGCGCCAGGCCCAGTTTCCTGAGGACGCCGGTCCCATGGCCCACCCTGTACGGCCCGAATCCTATGTGGAGATCAACAATTTCTACACGGCCACGGTCTATAACAAAGGCGCCGAGGTCATCCGCATGATCCAGACCCTGCTTGGCCGTGAAGGCTTCCGCCAGGGGATGGACCTCTACATCGCCCGTCACGATGGTCAGGCCGTGACGACCGAGGATTTTCTGGCGGCCATGGCCGACGCCAACGGCGCCGACCTCGACCAGTTCCGCTACTGGTACAGCCAGGCCGGTACCCCGGAGATCCAGGTCACGACGGCGTTCGACCCGGCCGGCGGCGTCTACACCCTGCACTGCCGCCAGTCCTGTCCACCGACGCCGGGGCAGGAGAGCAAGCGGCCCTTTCATATCCCCCTGGCCCTGGGTCTGCTCGACCGCCAGGGCAACGATCTCCCCCTGCAGCTCGAAGGGGAGGCAGCCCCCCACGAAGCCGGCACCCGGGTACTCAGCCTGCGGCAGGAAGAGGAGAGCTTCCGCTTTGTCGGGCTCACGGAAGAGCCCGTCCCCTCGCTGCTACGGGACTTTTCGGCGCCGGTCAAACTGCAGATCGACCTGGCCGACGCCGACCTCGCCTTTCTCATGGCCCGGGATGCGGACCCCTTCAACCGCTGGGAAGCCGGTCAGCAGCTGGCCACGCGGGTGCTGCTTGACCTGGTCGAGGATCTCCGCCAGGGACGCACGTCGGAAGAAGCCAGCGTTTTCAGCGAAGCCTTCGGCCTCACCCTGCAGGATCGCGAGGCCGATCCTGCCCTGCTTGCCCTTGCCCTGACCTTGCCGAGTGAAACCTACCTGGCCGAACAGATGACCGTGGTCGATCCGGCGGCTATCCATACCGCCCGTCAGACCCTGCGCCAAAGCCTGGCCAGGCGTTGGCAGGCAGAACTGCGCCACACCTATGAACACCTGGATGAAACCGGGCCTTACAGCATCGAGCCCGCGGCGGTGGGGCGACGCAGCCTCAAAAACGTCTGCCTCGCCTATCTCATGGCCCTGGAGGAGGATGCGGCGGTCCAGCTGTGCTTGCGGCAGTTCGGGCAGGGGGACAACATGACCGACGTCATTGCCGCCCTCGGCGCCCTGTCTCACAGCCGCCGTCCCGAACGGCAGGCGGCGCTGGCCGCCTTCTACACCAAGTGGAGCCAGGATCCCCTCGTCGTCGACAAATGGCTGAGCCTGCAGGCCACCGCCGACCACCCCGACACCCTGGAGCAGGTGCGCACGCTCATGGCCCATCCCGCTTTCAGCCTGCGCAACCCGAACAAGGTGCGCTCCCTCATCGGCGCTTTCTGTCACGGCAACCCGGCCGCTTTCCACCGGGAAGACGGCAGCGGCTACCGCTTTGCCGCCGAGCAGGTACTGGCTCTGGATCCTCTCAATCCCCAGGTCGCCGCCCGGCTGGCCGCCGCCCTTATCCGCTGGCGAAAGTTTGACGACGGCCGCCAGCAGCAGATGAAAGAACAGCTGCAGCGCCTGCTCGATGCCCCCAGGCTCTCCCGCGACGTCTATGAAATCGTCAGCAAGAGCCTGTCGTAA
- a CDS encoding low specificity L-threonine aldolase → MCEILNQFASDNYAGICPEAWEAMAAVNQGFANAYGNDPWTEKACNLLREFFETDCEVFFVFNGTAANSLSLASLCQSYHSIICQELAHIETDECGAIEFFSNGTKVLLVAGQNGKVDLGEVERTVTRRADIHYPKPRVLSLTQATEVGTVYSAAEMVAAGETARRLNLHLQVDGARFANALAFLQVPAKELTWKAGVDVLTFGGTKNGMAMGEAVIFFNRDLAREFDYRCKQAGQLASKMRFLAAPWIGMLKDGALLRHANHANRCARSLAARLREIPGVDIMHPVQANAVFVQMPESLIEALHHKGWIFYTFIGSGHARFMCSWKTTEQDIDRLVADIHRLAQSG, encoded by the coding sequence ATGTGCGAGATCTTGAACCAGTTCGCCAGTGACAATTACGCCGGTATCTGTCCCGAAGCCTGGGAGGCCATGGCAGCGGTCAACCAGGGCTTCGCCAATGCCTACGGCAACGACCCCTGGACCGAAAAAGCCTGCAATCTGCTGCGGGAATTTTTCGAAACCGACTGCGAGGTCTTCTTCGTCTTCAACGGCACGGCCGCCAACTCCCTGTCGCTGGCCTCCCTCTGCCAGAGCTATCACAGCATCATCTGCCAGGAGCTCGCTCACATCGAGACCGATGAATGCGGCGCCATCGAGTTTTTTTCCAATGGCACCAAGGTCCTGCTGGTGGCTGGGCAAAACGGCAAGGTCGACCTGGGGGAAGTGGAAAGAACGGTAACCCGTCGGGCCGATATTCACTATCCCAAGCCGCGGGTATTGAGCCTGACCCAGGCGACGGAAGTCGGCACCGTCTACTCGGCAGCGGAGATGGTGGCTGCAGGCGAAACGGCCCGGCGGCTGAACCTGCACCTGCAGGTAGACGGCGCCCGTTTCGCCAACGCCCTGGCCTTCTTGCAGGTTCCCGCCAAGGAGCTTACCTGGAAAGCAGGCGTCGACGTGCTGACCTTCGGCGGCACCAAGAACGGCATGGCCATGGGCGAGGCGGTGATTTTTTTCAATCGCGACCTGGCCCGCGAATTCGATTACCGCTGCAAACAGGCGGGACAGCTGGCCTCCAAGATGCGCTTTCTGGCCGCGCCCTGGATCGGCATGCTCAAAGACGGCGCCCTGTTGCGCCACGCCAACCACGCCAACCGCTGCGCCCGCAGCCTGGCCGCGCGTCTTCGGGAAATACCCGGAGTCGACATCATGCACCCGGTGCAGGCCAACGCCGTTTTCGTGCAGATGCCGGAATCCCTTATTGAGGCTCTGCACCACAAAGGCTGGATCTTTTACACCTTCATCGGTTCAGGGCACGCCCGCTTCATGTGTTCCTGGAAGACCACGGAACAGGACATCGACCGGCTCGTCGCGGATATTCACCGCCTGGCCCAGTCAGGCTGA
- a CDS encoding c(7)-type cytochrome triheme domain-containing protein, whose amino-acid sequence MNKRIVGLMVWLLLVVLAGAAGAETFGMKQKRPKLHEYGSVVMNNYSEQKNIAPVVFPHWVHRARYTCRLCHVDIGFAMTAEGTQMTETDNINGLYCGACHNGQEAFSVAKAEKNCDRCHSYGKNVLFKNNFYDFRKKMPKERFGNGIDWLKAEDEGLVTVKDYLEGVSISRAKIKEPDKFDLTPTEPNMPNIILSHQKHVVWNGCELCHPEIFPVKKSTQTYSMQDIFNGKYCGVCHDTVAFPNIDCQRCHTQPVH is encoded by the coding sequence ATGAACAAGAGGATTGTCGGATTAATGGTGTGGCTGTTGCTCGTGGTGCTGGCCGGGGCGGCGGGGGCGGAAACCTTTGGCATGAAGCAGAAACGCCCCAAGCTGCATGAATACGGCTCTGTCGTTATGAACAACTACTCCGAACAGAAGAACATCGCGCCCGTCGTTTTTCCCCACTGGGTGCATCGGGCCAGGTACACCTGCCGTCTCTGTCATGTGGATATTGGCTTCGCCATGACCGCCGAAGGGACACAGATGACTGAAACGGACAATATCAACGGTCTCTACTGCGGTGCCTGTCACAATGGTCAGGAAGCTTTTTCCGTTGCCAAGGCGGAAAAAAACTGTGATCGCTGCCATTCCTACGGCAAGAACGTGCTGTTCAAGAACAACTTCTACGATTTTCGCAAAAAGATGCCCAAAGAGCGGTTCGGCAATGGCATCGACTGGCTCAAGGCCGAAGACGAGGGGCTGGTCACGGTCAAGGACTACCTAGAGGGGGTCTCCATCTCCCGGGCCAAGATCAAAGAGCCGGATAAATTCGATCTGACCCCCACGGAGCCGAATATGCCCAATATCATCCTGTCTCACCAGAAGCACGTGGTGTGGAACGGCTGCGAACTCTGTCATCCCGAGATATTCCCCGTCAAGAAGAGCACCCAGACCTACAGTATGCAGGACATCTTCAACGGCAAATACTGCGGAGTCTGCCACGATACGGTGGCCTTCCCCAATATCGACTGCCAGCGCTGCCATACCCAGCCGGTGCATTGA